The sequence GAAAGCGAGATGGAGAAGACGTGCCCAGGAAAGAAGAAGGAGCCGGTATTGGGTCCACCTGATAACTTCCAAACAGATGACTAGAGACGTTTTATCCGTCGTGTATTTGGAGCTTCGTGCTCATCCAGAAAATATTTTCAACTATATGCGCATGACTGTCGAGAGTTATGACCAGCTACTGCAGCACATTTCAACACGCATCGAAAGACAGGATACCCGATTCAGATGGGCAATTTCTCCTGCAGAGCGGCTAATGTTGACAATAAGGTAAGGATTGTCCTAATTATTTTTGGTACAgctgtatatatgattttttaaatatttatttatattttttcataggTTTCTTGCTACGAGAGAATGTCTGTCATCGCTGCATTACCAGTATCGGATGGGAATTTCGACGATCTCTATTATAGTCTGTGATACTTGTCATGCCTTGTCGGTGGTATTGCGTGAGGATTACATCCCACATCAAACTACAGAGCAGATTGCAGACAAGTTCCTAGAAACCTGCCAATTCCCTAATTGTGTCGGAGCTGTGGATGGGAAACACATACGGATTGTAAAACCTTCCGGAAGTGGCTCTGAATTGTTCAACTACAAAAAATATTTCTCAATTATCTTGATGGCCATTGCGGATGCTGATTTTCGGTTTGTCGCCGTTGACATTGGAGCTTttgggcggacaaattacttgatGGCTTTCAAAAACTCAGCAATGGTACGCCTCCCGTATTCAAAGGACTTTGGATTGCCACCTCCAAGACCTTTGCCAGGTATTGATGGACCTCCAATGCCATTTGTGGTAGTAGGGGACGAGGCGTTCCAAATGTGTGAGAACCTCATCAAGCCGTACTC is a genomic window of Bufo bufo chromosome 1, aBufBuf1.1, whole genome shotgun sequence containing:
- the LOC121000861 gene encoding protein ALP1-like; translation: MLPAHLLLRLKFLILKARWRRRAQERRRSRYWVHLITSKQMTRDVLSVVYLELRAHPENIFNYMRMTVESYDQLLQHISTRIERQDTRFRWAISPAERLMLTIRFLATRECLSSLHYQYRMGISTISIIVCDTCHALSVVLREDYIPHQTTEQIADKFLETCQFPNCVGAVDGKHIRIVKPSGSGSELFNYKKYFSIILMAIADADFRFVAVDIGAFGRTNYLMAFKNSAMVRLPYSKDFGLPPPRPLPGIDGPPMPFVVVGDEAFQMCENLIKPYSGRDSNPGKASV